A genomic segment from Nitrospira sp. encodes:
- a CDS encoding 4-alpha-glucanotransferase (amylomaltase) translates to MYEGTEQDLLRLLASRAGISPEYHDITGTLHVTSDETRRSILSAMGFQVESRETLTQELAAWDEAPWRQPCDPILILQQGYEGARWSLRLPLDEGEEQGLVVAWNVLDEQGTVVHREEAGPHLVPQEVLYSSECRMVRMELPLTHDLALGYYDLLVVTKGSKIETKGSFRLVVAPPHCYVPEGMAQGDRVWGLAVQLYALRSDTNWGVGDFTDLSRLVEWAGKELGAGIIGLNPLHALKNSRPHHLSPYSPTSRLFLNDLYIDLDRLPEFRTSPDAQRLRNSPEFQKELEKVRLTDHVDSESVVKAKRTMLDLAYGQFLKENYTGTEPALQPTSARGWLLERFIRDEGESLERFALFQVLEEEQRLVEQRPTLWPEWPAQYRTPSAPALREFATRHRKRVRFFQYLQWVAADQLNEAKTRAAQVRMAVGLYPDLALGSDRNGAEAWMLQDVLALNADCGAPPDAFAPQGQNWGFAPFHPLRLKATCYRSYIELLRKTLRQGGAIRIDHVMMLFRLFWVPRGSTAAAGAYVHYPAEDLLHILALESTRARTLVIGEDLGTVPDYVREQLARYRILSYRVFYFERNWNDGSFQPPSAYPDQSLAVVTTHDLPTLSGYWTGEDIRLRARLGMYASEQVVQQALEERLRDKGHMLAALKEMDLLPQGLSDRPEQVAAMTPELCRAIHVYLAASQAWIVMANLDDVIGEVTQMNLPGTVDAYPNWSRKLSLSLEELQRDERVQSLAAALRTLRPSVATS, encoded by the coding sequence ATGTACGAAGGCACCGAGCAAGACTTGCTTCGTCTCCTCGCCTCGCGGGCTGGAATTTCTCCTGAGTACCACGACATCACAGGCACCCTTCACGTCACGAGCGACGAGACCAGGAGGTCCATCTTGTCCGCAATGGGGTTTCAGGTGGAATCGCGCGAGACCCTCACCCAAGAATTGGCCGCCTGGGACGAGGCACCGTGGCGACAACCCTGTGATCCGATTCTCATCCTCCAGCAGGGGTATGAAGGCGCGCGGTGGTCGCTGCGACTGCCGCTGGATGAGGGAGAAGAGCAAGGCCTGGTTGTGGCCTGGAACGTGCTCGACGAGCAGGGAACGGTCGTGCATCGTGAGGAAGCAGGTCCGCACCTGGTCCCGCAAGAAGTACTGTATTCGTCGGAATGCCGCATGGTGCGTATGGAGTTGCCGCTCACTCACGACTTGGCCCTCGGCTACTACGATCTGTTGGTCGTGACCAAGGGAAGCAAGATCGAGACGAAGGGTTCGTTCCGTCTCGTCGTTGCCCCTCCGCATTGCTATGTGCCGGAAGGCATGGCGCAGGGCGACAGGGTCTGGGGGTTGGCGGTGCAGTTGTACGCGCTGCGCTCCGACACGAATTGGGGTGTCGGGGACTTTACCGATTTGTCCCGCCTGGTCGAATGGGCCGGCAAGGAGTTGGGGGCCGGGATCATCGGCCTGAATCCGCTGCACGCGCTCAAAAATTCTCGTCCCCATCATCTCAGTCCCTATTCGCCGACCAGCCGGTTGTTTTTGAATGATCTCTACATCGATCTCGATCGATTGCCCGAGTTTCGTACCTCGCCGGATGCCCAGCGGCTGCGGAACAGTCCTGAGTTTCAGAAAGAATTGGAGAAGGTTCGTTTGACAGACCATGTGGATTCCGAGTCCGTGGTGAAGGCGAAGCGGACGATGCTGGATTTGGCCTACGGGCAGTTCTTGAAAGAGAACTATACGGGAACGGAACCCGCGCTTCAGCCGACCAGCGCGCGCGGCTGGCTGTTGGAGCGGTTTATCCGCGACGAGGGAGAGTCGCTGGAGCGGTTCGCTCTGTTTCAAGTCCTGGAAGAGGAGCAACGGTTGGTCGAACAGCGTCCCACGCTCTGGCCAGAGTGGCCCGCCCAGTATCGGACTCCGAGTGCGCCGGCTCTGCGGGAATTTGCCACACGACATCGCAAGCGGGTCCGGTTCTTTCAGTATCTGCAGTGGGTGGCGGCGGATCAGTTGAACGAGGCAAAGACCCGGGCGGCTCAGGTGCGGATGGCGGTCGGATTGTATCCGGACTTGGCCTTGGGAAGCGATCGCAACGGCGCCGAGGCCTGGATGCTGCAGGACGTCCTGGCGTTGAACGCCGACTGCGGTGCCCCGCCGGACGCATTTGCTCCGCAGGGTCAGAACTGGGGATTCGCTCCGTTCCATCCGCTTCGGCTCAAGGCGACGTGCTACCGTTCCTATATCGAATTGCTGCGAAAGACGCTTCGTCAGGGCGGCGCGATTCGCATCGACCATGTCATGATGTTGTTCCGGTTGTTTTGGGTACCGCGCGGCTCGACCGCTGCGGCGGGGGCCTACGTGCACTATCCCGCGGAGGACTTGCTGCATATTCTGGCCTTGGAAAGCACCCGCGCCAGGACATTGGTGATCGGAGAGGATTTGGGCACGGTGCCGGATTACGTGCGGGAGCAACTGGCGCGCTATCGGATCCTGTCCTATCGCGTGTTCTACTTCGAGCGGAATTGGAACGACGGGTCGTTCCAGCCGCCGTCGGCCTATCCGGATCAATCGCTGGCGGTCGTGACCACCCATGACCTTCCGACCCTTTCCGGCTACTGGACTGGTGAAGACATCCGGTTGCGGGCGAGGCTCGGGATGTATGCGAGCGAACAGGTTGTGCAACAGGCGTTGGAGGAACGGTTGCGGGATAAGGGCCATATGCTTGCCGCCCTGAAGGAGATGGACCTCTTGCCTCAGGGCCTGAGCGACCGGCCGGAACAGGTTGCGGCGATGACGCCGGAACTGTGCCGAGCGATCCATGTGTACCTTGCCGCCTCGCAGGCTTGGATCGTGATGGCCAACCTTGACGACGTGATCGGTGAAGTGACACAAATGAACCTGCCCGGTACCGTGGATGCCTATCCGAATTGGTCTCGGAAGCTGTCGCTGTCGCTGGAGGAGCTTCAACGGGATGAACGTGTGCAATCGCTCGCCGCGGCCCTACGTACCCTCCGTCCCTCTGTCGCAACCTCCTAG
- a CDS encoding Cytochrome c family protein, which yields MRGTTGGGFRMDVWFLGIGLGMVVAVSAACESNATNQDGTKPAGGSTPADVQVGEAKFNANCAACHGVRAGGTKQGPPLVHKIYEPNHHADVAFQRAAANGVRAHHWEFGNMPKIEGVTVEDVDHIIRYVRWLQREAGIY from the coding sequence ATGAGAGGGACGACCGGGGGTGGCTTTCGGATGGATGTGTGGTTCCTCGGCATCGGTCTGGGGATGGTGGTCGCGGTGTCGGCGGCCTGTGAGTCTAATGCCACGAATCAGGACGGGACCAAGCCTGCCGGAGGTTCCACGCCGGCGGACGTGCAGGTGGGCGAGGCGAAGTTCAACGCCAACTGCGCCGCTTGTCATGGGGTCCGTGCAGGCGGAACGAAGCAAGGCCCGCCCTTGGTCCATAAGATCTACGAACCGAATCATCACGCCGATGTCGCTTTCCAGCGGGCGGCGGCGAACGGTGTGCGTGCTCACCATTGGGAATTCGGCAACATGCCGAAGATCGAAGGCGTGACGGTCGAGGATGTCGATCACATCATTCGGTATGTGCGATGGTTGCAACGAGAGGCCGGGATTTATTAG
- a CDS encoding 7-cyano-7-deazaguanine synthase gives MNHDASKAVVLLSGGLDSTVTAAIAKQDGFQLYCLTMSYRQRHLVEVERARAVAGALGAAGHVVLEVNLRALGGSALTDEVEVPKDRTEEERAGAIPVTYVPARNTIFLSLALAYAETLDARMIYFGANVLDYSGYPDCRPEFIRAFETVARLGTKMGVAGRAIEVCAPLLMQSKAEIVRRGRDLRVPFELTHSCYDPGSGTIACGRCDSCRIRREGFRQAGVVDPVPYAIP, from the coding sequence ATGAACCACGACGCTTCGAAGGCAGTCGTCTTACTCAGCGGCGGGTTGGATTCCACCGTGACTGCCGCAATAGCTAAGCAGGACGGGTTTCAGCTCTATTGCCTGACGATGTCTTACAGGCAGCGCCATCTGGTCGAAGTCGAGCGGGCGCGGGCAGTGGCTGGAGCGCTAGGCGCAGCAGGCCATGTCGTATTGGAGGTGAACCTGAGGGCCTTGGGCGGGTCGGCCCTTACAGACGAGGTGGAGGTCCCCAAGGATCGCACGGAAGAGGAACGGGCCGGTGCGATTCCCGTCACCTATGTCCCGGCACGCAATACTATTTTCTTGTCGCTGGCTCTCGCCTATGCGGAGACACTCGACGCGCGGATGATTTATTTCGGAGCCAATGTCCTGGACTATTCCGGCTATCCTGATTGCCGGCCTGAATTTATCCGCGCGTTCGAGACGGTCGCCAGACTGGGGACCAAGATGGGCGTCGCGGGTCGTGCGATTGAGGTGTGCGCACCGCTGCTGATGCAGTCGAAGGCCGAGATCGTGCGGCGAGGACGGGACCTCCGGGTTCCCTTCGAGCTGACGCACAGTTGTTATGATCCTGGGAGCGGAACGATCGCCTGCGGTCGGTGCGACAGTTGCCGGATCAGGCGGGAAGGGTTCCGACAGGCGGGAGTTGTGGATCCTGTCCCCTATGCGATACCCTAA
- a CDS encoding RNA polymerase-binding transcription factor DksA has translation MATKVHAKKKTPTTKAKAAAPEKPAVKERPAPVPTMTEKDEDSVAARVVAALTLKETPKEREERQRRREVLQRMLLGKRQEIIREIEGNLGQSLTEDQQRRLESARDVGDQALMDLDRELGISLMEMRNRKRQAIDEALTRLNEGTYGICAECGIEVSEKRLEAVPFAKLCVQCQSRQELLEKIEKEEDRD, from the coding sequence ATGGCGACGAAAGTCCATGCGAAGAAAAAAACACCAACGACGAAAGCGAAAGCCGCCGCTCCTGAGAAACCCGCTGTGAAAGAGCGTCCGGCGCCGGTACCCACCATGACTGAAAAAGACGAAGATAGTGTCGCTGCGCGTGTTGTGGCCGCCCTCACGCTCAAGGAAACTCCCAAGGAACGTGAAGAGCGCCAGCGCCGGCGGGAAGTCTTGCAGCGGATGTTGCTCGGCAAGCGTCAAGAAATCATTCGAGAAATCGAAGGTAACCTTGGGCAATCGCTGACCGAAGACCAACAGCGCCGACTGGAATCGGCTCGGGACGTGGGAGATCAAGCCCTCATGGACCTGGATCGCGAGCTCGGCATCTCGTTGATGGAGATGCGGAACCGGAAGCGCCAGGCGATCGACGAAGCCTTGACGCGGCTGAACGAGGGCACCTACGGGATTTGTGCGGAATGTGGCATCGAGGTCAGCGAGAAACGGCTGGAGGCTGTGCCGTTCGCCAAGCTTTGTGTCCAATGCCAGTCTCGGCAAGAACTGCTTGAGAAGATCGAGAAGGAGGAGGATCGCGACTAG
- a CDS encoding Adenine phosphoribosyltransferase: MNYKALIREVPDFPKPGILFYDITTLLKDAQAFRTIADELTTRYQEQRIAKVIGIESRGFIMGGTLAARLGAGFVPVRKPGKLPADIFEVKYNLEYGSNALAIHRDAVAIGERVLIVDDLLATGGTAAATVHLIRQLGGEIAGLDFLVELKGLKGRDRLVGYDVHSMIVYP, from the coding sequence ATGAACTACAAGGCCCTCATCCGAGAAGTTCCCGACTTTCCTAAGCCCGGCATTCTGTTCTACGACATCACCACTCTTCTGAAAGACGCGCAAGCCTTCCGTACGATCGCCGATGAGCTGACTACCCGATACCAGGAGCAGCGTATCGCCAAGGTCATCGGCATCGAATCACGGGGCTTCATCATGGGCGGGACATTGGCCGCTCGCCTTGGCGCGGGGTTCGTCCCGGTGCGAAAGCCGGGCAAACTCCCGGCCGATATTTTCGAGGTCAAATATAACCTTGAGTATGGATCCAATGCCCTGGCCATCCATCGGGATGCAGTGGCAATCGGGGAACGAGTTCTCATCGTGGATGATCTGTTGGCCACGGGGGGAACCGCAGCGGCGACGGTGCACCTCATCCGCCAACTCGGCGGGGAAATAGCCGGATTGGATTTCCTGGTTGAGTTGAAAGGTTTGAAGGGACGTGACCGACTGGTCGGCTACGACGTGCATTCGATGATCGTCTATCCCTGA
- a CDS encoding RNA polymerase sigma factor RpoS: MARRATVRQHDPVNPPVSIRRSRAARGEEDEDAESHASSEAEESGGEHRPEQSERSEGLDTIKSYLREVRRSTLLNFKQEQSLGKRVMAGDETARQQMIESNLRLVISIGKRYMNRGFPFADIVEEGNLGLIKAVEKFNYKRGFRFSTYASWWIRQFIERAIINQGKLVRLPVHVVERLNRYLGKVEQLVHELGREPRVDEVAAKLKTSEAEVEDLKQLVRTTCSLDSPIGDRQDTFLRDVIEDPLCLSPAETTEGVMRRAELMAWVKELPEKEHTVVLARFGLDGAEARTLEEIGREMGLTRERVRQIETAALVRLRRIIERKTMKRADLL, translated from the coding sequence ATGGCTCGACGCGCAACAGTTCGGCAGCATGATCCAGTGAATCCGCCCGTCTCGATTCGCCGTTCACGCGCCGCCCGCGGTGAAGAAGACGAGGATGCAGAATCGCACGCGAGTTCCGAAGCGGAGGAGTCCGGAGGGGAACATCGTCCGGAACAATCGGAACGGTCGGAAGGTCTCGACACGATCAAGAGTTACCTGCGCGAGGTACGTCGGTCGACCCTGTTGAATTTCAAACAGGAACAGTCGTTAGGCAAGCGGGTCATGGCCGGCGATGAGACGGCACGCCAGCAAATGATCGAGTCCAATCTTCGTTTGGTCATCAGCATCGGCAAGCGCTACATGAACCGCGGATTCCCCTTCGCCGATATCGTCGAAGAAGGCAATCTCGGCTTGATCAAAGCCGTGGAGAAGTTCAATTACAAGCGCGGGTTCCGCTTCAGTACCTACGCCTCCTGGTGGATCAGGCAGTTCATCGAACGAGCTATCATCAACCAGGGCAAACTGGTTCGGTTGCCGGTTCACGTCGTGGAGCGGTTGAATCGCTACCTGGGTAAAGTCGAGCAGCTGGTGCATGAGTTGGGGCGGGAACCTCGGGTGGATGAGGTGGCGGCGAAGCTGAAGACCAGCGAAGCAGAAGTCGAGGATCTGAAGCAATTGGTCCGGACCACCTGCTCACTCGACAGTCCCATCGGCGATCGGCAAGATACGTTTTTGCGGGACGTGATCGAAGACCCCCTCTGCCTCTCTCCGGCGGAAACCACCGAAGGCGTCATGAGACGGGCGGAACTCATGGCCTGGGTGAAGGAGTTGCCGGAAAAGGAGCACACGGTGGTGTTGGCGCGGTTTGGACTTGACGGAGCCGAGGCGCGGACGTTAGAAGAGATCGGTCGCGAGATGGGGCTGACCCGTGAGCGGGTCCGCCAGATCGAGACGGCTGCGCTGGTCAGGCTCCGCCGGATCATTGAACGGAAAACCATGAAGCGGGCGGACCTCCTATGA
- a CDS encoding Acylphosphate phosphohydrolase, producing the protein MTETGELVRAKILVSGHVQGVGYRAFTRRVATSRGLTGGVENLDSGQVALDVEGSRDALEELLVDLKKGPVGARVTQVQVEWSPARGRYHDFTIW; encoded by the coding sequence ATGACTGAGACGGGCGAACTGGTGCGCGCAAAAATTCTTGTCAGCGGCCATGTGCAGGGGGTCGGCTATCGTGCCTTTACCCGTCGGGTGGCGACATCGCGCGGCCTGACCGGTGGTGTAGAGAATCTCGATAGCGGGCAGGTTGCGTTGGATGTCGAGGGGAGCAGGGATGCACTCGAGGAGCTGCTGGTAGATCTCAAGAAGGGACCGGTCGGGGCGCGTGTCACGCAAGTACAGGTGGAGTGGAGCCCCGCTAGAGGCCGGTATCACGACTTTACGATTTGGTAA
- a CDS encoding Alanine dehydrogenase, whose product MRIGVPKEIKDHEHRVGLTPDGVRLLRQAGHQVWLEPSAGQGSGFSDEAYRQAGAQVARSKEEVFRQAELIVKVKELQLSECALLRPGQVLFTYLHLASLPDLTKALLAANITAVAYETVEARDGSLPMLRPMSEIAGRLAVQVGAQYLSLAQGGRGLLLAGVPGVPPGHVVVLGAGVVGTSAVRIAVGMGARVTVINLDLDRLRLLDDLYGGRIATCAATESAIERAVVEADLVIGAVLVPGARAPKVVSRSFVTKMKPGSVIVDVAVDQGGCSETTRPTTHSDPVYVVDGVLHYCVPNMPGIVPHTSTLALTNATLPYILRLASDGLERAMQSDPGLAKGVNVMNGQVTCQGVADAHGLRFTPIL is encoded by the coding sequence ATGCGCATCGGTGTCCCGAAAGAAATCAAGGATCATGAGCATCGGGTTGGGCTGACGCCGGACGGCGTCCGCCTGTTGCGGCAGGCAGGGCATCAGGTCTGGCTGGAACCGTCGGCGGGGCAAGGCAGCGGCTTTTCGGACGAGGCCTATCGTCAAGCCGGCGCCCAGGTGGCCCGCTCCAAAGAAGAGGTCTTTCGGCAGGCCGAGCTGATCGTCAAGGTCAAGGAGCTGCAATTGTCCGAGTGCGCGCTCCTTCGTCCGGGGCAGGTGCTCTTCACCTACTTGCACCTGGCATCGTTGCCGGATTTGACCAAGGCGTTGCTGGCCGCGAACATTACGGCCGTCGCCTACGAAACAGTCGAGGCCAGAGACGGCAGTCTGCCGATGTTGCGACCGATGAGCGAGATCGCCGGGCGGTTGGCGGTGCAGGTGGGGGCGCAGTATCTGAGCTTGGCGCAGGGAGGACGAGGACTGTTGCTGGCCGGTGTTCCCGGTGTCCCGCCCGGCCATGTCGTGGTATTGGGGGCGGGAGTTGTCGGGACGTCCGCCGTCAGGATTGCCGTCGGTATGGGGGCGCGGGTTACGGTGATCAACCTGGATCTCGACCGCTTGCGGTTGCTCGACGACCTCTACGGCGGACGTATTGCGACCTGCGCGGCGACGGAATCGGCGATCGAACGAGCCGTGGTGGAAGCCGACCTCGTGATCGGAGCGGTGTTGGTCCCTGGAGCGCGGGCGCCGAAAGTCGTATCGAGGAGTTTCGTGACGAAGATGAAACCCGGCTCCGTGATCGTGGACGTGGCGGTAGATCAGGGTGGCTGCAGTGAAACGACCAGGCCGACGACCCACTCGGATCCCGTGTATGTCGTGGACGGAGTGCTCCATTACTGTGTACCGAATATGCCCGGCATCGTTCCCCATACGTCCACCCTGGCTTTGACCAACGCGACCCTCCCGTATATCCTTCGCCTGGCATCGGACGGGCTTGAACGCGCCATGCAATCCGACCCCGGTCTTGCCAAGGGTGTGAACGTGATGAACGGCCAGGTGACCTGCCAAGGAGTGGCCGACGCACATGGCTTGCGTTTTACCCCCATCTTGTAA
- a CDS encoding Ferredoxin, 2Fe-2S translates to MTGYQRHIFVCTNKREPDDPRGSCSKLGSEALHACFKQEAKRLNLKGIVRANKAGCLDYCAQGPSVVVYPEGVWYRITSEADVKEIMERHIVKGEPVERLLMPGQSPPPLLSPLKA, encoded by the coding sequence ATGACCGGTTACCAGCGTCACATTTTCGTCTGCACCAACAAACGGGAACCAGACGACCCGCGCGGCAGCTGCTCCAAACTCGGTTCCGAAGCATTGCACGCCTGCTTCAAGCAAGAGGCGAAACGCCTCAACCTGAAAGGAATCGTCCGCGCCAACAAGGCGGGTTGCCTGGACTATTGCGCACAGGGACCCAGCGTGGTCGTCTATCCCGAAGGCGTCTGGTATCGCATCACCTCCGAGGCGGATGTGAAGGAAATCATGGAGCGCCACATCGTCAAGGGAGAGCCGGTCGAACGACTCCTGATGCCCGGTCAATCCCCGCCCCCGCTCCTCTCTCCGTTGAAAGCCTGA
- a CDS encoding Squalene synthase, translated as MSRSFYLTLNVLPADVRDQMGLAYLFARAADTIADTDLLGREQRLGYLRQFRAQFSDGPVQRKDVQALQTALIPHQPDSAERLLLQRLEDCLTLYDRLDSGDRERIRWLMGVLPDGMEMDLTHFHGGSAQNPTALRTSDELDRYTYYVAGCVGEFWTRMVCAHRPAMARWDVAQMSAIGVRFGKGLQLTNIVKDIARDLHRGRCYVPEPFLREAGLTPADLLNPEGLPKFRPVLNQLIKQAVEHLDQGWIYTMALPRLEIRQRLACMWPILLAGETLKRVATAPNLLDPAVNVKAPRSVVYRVLTLTTLTGACGYVGTAYWGRLRKQIV; from the coding sequence GTGTCCAGGTCGTTTTACCTGACCCTCAACGTGCTGCCGGCGGATGTGCGCGACCAGATGGGATTGGCCTATCTTTTTGCGCGCGCTGCCGACACTATCGCCGATACCGATCTGCTGGGCCGTGAGCAGCGGCTTGGCTATCTTCGGCAGTTTCGGGCACAGTTTTCCGATGGCCCTGTGCAGCGGAAGGATGTGCAGGCTCTCCAAACCGCGCTGATTCCCCATCAACCAGACTCCGCGGAACGCCTGTTGCTGCAGCGGCTGGAGGACTGTCTGACGCTGTATGACAGGCTCGATTCCGGCGATCGAGAACGGATTCGTTGGTTGATGGGGGTATTGCCGGACGGGATGGAGATGGATCTCACGCATTTCCACGGCGGGTCGGCGCAGAATCCGACGGCCCTTCGGACGTCGGATGAGCTGGACCGCTATACCTATTATGTCGCCGGTTGCGTCGGAGAGTTCTGGACCAGGATGGTCTGTGCCCATCGTCCGGCGATGGCGCGGTGGGATGTGGCTCAGATGTCGGCCATCGGTGTGCGATTCGGCAAGGGCTTGCAGCTCACGAACATTGTCAAAGACATCGCCAGGGATCTCCATCGTGGCCGCTGCTACGTGCCGGAACCGTTCCTTCGTGAAGCAGGACTCACGCCGGCCGACTTGTTGAATCCGGAGGGCTTGCCGAAGTTCAGGCCGGTCTTGAATCAGTTGATCAAACAGGCCGTGGAACACTTAGATCAAGGTTGGATTTATACAATGGCGCTGCCACGGCTGGAAATTCGCCAGCGCTTGGCTTGCATGTGGCCGATCCTGCTGGCCGGTGAAACGCTCAAGCGAGTCGCGACCGCTCCCAACCTCCTCGACCCCGCGGTTAATGTCAAGGCACCGCGTTCCGTCGTCTATCGCGTCTTGACCTTAACCACCCTCACAGGCGCCTGCGGCTACGTCGGCACCGCCTATTGGGGGCGCTTGCGGAAACAGATCGTCTAG
- a CDS encoding cupredoxin domain-containing protein, translating into MRTGWGPCRVIMLTVVLWSVAVPMLATAADQAPRVPPLAVPVDQLDGIQRATVILDSYSYTPNHLIVQSGKTVELLLTSITTLTPHNFVLKNEAAGVSIERDVGAGRTVTLQFTPTKPGTYTFYCDKKLLFFPSHQEKGMEGTLEVR; encoded by the coding sequence ATGAGAACCGGATGGGGGCCTTGTCGCGTGATTATGCTGACGGTTGTGCTGTGGAGCGTCGCCGTTCCTATGCTCGCGACTGCGGCCGATCAAGCGCCGAGAGTTCCTCCGTTGGCGGTGCCGGTTGACCAGTTGGACGGCATTCAGCGCGCCACGGTGATTCTGGACAGTTACTCCTATACGCCGAACCATCTGATCGTCCAGTCCGGAAAGACGGTTGAGTTGCTCCTTACGAGCATCACCACCCTGACTCCTCATAATTTCGTCTTGAAAAATGAAGCCGCGGGAGTTTCGATCGAGCGTGACGTGGGGGCGGGACGAACCGTCACGCTGCAGTTCACGCCGACGAAGCCCGGCACCTACACCTTCTATTGTGACAAGAAATTGCTGTTCTTCCCGAGCCACCAGGAGAAGGGCATGGAAGGCACGTTGGAAGTCAGATAA
- a CDS encoding Protease HtpX: protein MKWLKGIGLLLISNLLIYLTLSITVRILINVVLPAFGIDVRGAFSQELLVWSLVIGFGGAFISLLFSKQMARAMLDCTQIMQPRTHAEQVIYGSVQEIAQRLHITMPEIWVYESPDPNAFATGPSKNNAMVAVSTGLLANLRENEVKAVLAHEMGHVFNGDMFSTTVLAGLMNTFVHYISNFVYQMVAQPQGGDREEGQSGSPILGFIVYLFLQVVLSVLAMLVVSWHSRRREYAADAFSAKVYGKESMINALQAIDRWVNRAQFEYSTQDTLATMKISGNTSGFMHLLATHPPIEERVAALQRL from the coding sequence ATGAAGTGGTTGAAGGGTATCGGGTTGCTGCTCATTTCGAATCTTCTCATCTACCTGACGTTGTCGATTACGGTCAGGATTCTGATCAACGTGGTCCTGCCGGCCTTCGGCATCGATGTCCGCGGGGCATTCAGCCAAGAACTGCTGGTTTGGTCGCTGGTCATCGGATTCGGCGGCGCCTTCATCAGCTTACTGTTCTCCAAACAGATGGCCCGCGCCATGCTGGACTGCACCCAGATCATGCAGCCGCGCACGCATGCCGAACAGGTCATCTATGGCTCCGTGCAGGAGATCGCCCAACGCCTCCACATCACGATGCCGGAAATCTGGGTGTACGAATCGCCGGACCCCAACGCCTTCGCCACAGGTCCGAGCAAGAACAACGCCATGGTCGCGGTGTCGACCGGGCTACTGGCCAACCTGCGCGAGAACGAAGTCAAGGCGGTGCTCGCCCACGAAATGGGGCATGTCTTCAACGGGGACATGTTTTCCACCACGGTACTTGCCGGCTTGATGAATACGTTCGTCCACTACATCAGCAACTTCGTGTACCAAATGGTGGCGCAACCACAAGGCGGCGATCGCGAGGAAGGTCAGAGCGGCAGTCCGATCCTGGGCTTCATCGTCTATCTCTTCTTGCAGGTCGTGTTGTCGGTGCTGGCCATGCTGGTGGTCAGCTGGCATTCGCGCCGCCGGGAATATGCCGCGGACGCCTTCTCGGCGAAGGTGTACGGCAAAGAGTCGATGATCAATGCCCTGCAGGCGATCGACCGTTGGGTGAATCGCGCTCAGTTCGAATATTCGACTCAGGACACCCTCGCCACCATGAAGATTTCCGGCAACACATCCGGCTTCATGCATCTACTGGCGACCCATCCGCCGATCGAGGAACGGGTCGCGGCCTTGCAGCGCCTCTAA